The nucleotide window CAATCCCTCTCTTCGAATTGGGATTTTCCCTTTTCCCAATCGGGACGGTGATGCTAAATTGATTATTGAACCCAATTTAACATTTATGAAAAGTACTTCTCCCGAACATTCGGAATTGATTGATAAGGTCTTCCAGGTTTTGCTTGAAGATGAAGTTCTTGCTAATCAGATTTCTGATTATACGAAGACAACGACAGTTTTAAGATCCATAAGTCCCCAATACCCCCAGAAAATACAGGAAGATATTCTAACTTTTGAACAAAATGACCAGGTGATCGATGCTACTATTGGCAATTCTCAATTGGTCTGGACCTTTCAGGAGGCCTTGGCCCAAAAAACGGTTGAGTGGCTCCGGGGCAGCATGACTCTTGAATCTGTCTTGGAATATGCTGATCAGTTGAATGTATCAGATTGATTACATAGTTCGTTATATCTATTATTGGTAGGAAATTCTAATAAATAATTGCGTATCATAAATCGGGAAATTGCTGAGAATAGAACAGGAATTAAAACTGGGATTCAAGGGTGTGATGATCAGTCCCAAAGGATCAACCCAAAGCTGTCGATCACAGGGAACGGTTCTTAAGGCTTGATTGCAGCTGGTTCCCGGCATGTCAGCAGTAGTCAAAATCCGGACTCCTGACAATCTGGGTGATTTTCTGCCCTGGTAAGGAAAAATATCCAGGGAAATCCTTTTAGGAGTTTCTGTATTTGTGGGGCGAATGTCCCACATGACGCTTAAAGTATTTACCAAAAAAAGACTGGGATGGAAAATTCAATTGATCGCTGATTTGCTGTATTGTCATATTCGTTGATTTTAAGAGGGCTTTGGCCTCCAGAATTACATAATTATTGATCCATTCGCTTGCCGAGCTTCCGCTGAACTCCCTGACGACTTTCGATAGATACTTCGGTGTAAGACACAGCTTCTCTGCATAAAAATCCAGGGCCCTGTGTTCACTGAAGTTTTCCTGTGCACTCAATAAAAACTCTTCAACAAGAATCTCTTTTTTCGATTTGTTCCGGCTTTCAGGGATCTTATGAAACTGGTAGCTGGAAGTATAAAAAAAGACCTGTAACAGGTGTTTTACAATTTCCCTGCGGTGAGGGTTGTCTTTCATCCGTACCATCTTTTGTAGAATGCGATAATAGTCGATCATTGATTTCAGATCTTCATCATTCAGCCGGGTCCAGGGATTTTTATGAACTGAAATGGAGAAGGGTATTCTTTCCTGTGTATTCATAAACATGCTGTTGACAAATCGCTTGGACATGATGATGAACAGCCCTGAAAAATCATCGCTTAAATATTCATATTGCAGAATCTGATCGGGAAGAACAATAAAGAGGCAGGGAGCCTGAGTCTCATAAGTTTTCAGGTTGATCCTCCCTTTCATTGTCCCCTTTAAGCAAATGATGGCCGTTGTGACATCAACCTTGAAGGGATAATTGAATGCGGCTGATATGATGGGATTTTCAAGTAATAAAAAATCATCATCTATGGAATCCACCTCTTCATTTTCCAATTCAACATGCCAGTTAAAAAGTGAAATTATATTTTTCATAGTAACTTAATATATCATGTAATGTGTTCTATATGGAGTATATATCTATAAAATACATCATATAGACCAACAATGAGGTCTATATGACCTTTCTTTTGAAGGAGATAGCTTTTATCTTATTCCTGTATACAGCATTTAAAAACAATAGAATTACAGGAGTCAGATTGTATGGAAATTAAGAATAAAGTAGTCGTTGTTACCGGAGGCGGTAATGGAATGGGCAGAGAATTGGTCCTCAATCTTCTCAGCCGGGGTGCCATCGTGGCAGCCGTGGATATTAAGGAGCTGGCATTGGCTGAAACAAGACAGCTGGCGGGAGATCTGCAGGGCAGTTTATCCACATATATCCTGGATATCACTGATAAGGAAGCTGTGAAGAATTTCCCTTGGCAGATCATCAGCAAACAGGGCCGGGTCGACATGCTCATCAATAATGCCGGCATTATTCAACCCTTTCAGCGCGTGGCGGATCTTGATGACTCCACAATCGAACATGTTATGGATGTTAATTTTTATGGAGCTCTTTATATGACAAGAGCCTTTTTACCCCTGCTTTTAATGCGGTCCGAGGCTTCTATTGTCAATGTCTCGAGCATGGGCGGTTTTTTACCCGTTCCGGGACAAAGCATATACGGGGCGGCGAAGGCGGCGGTAAAAATTATGACAGAGGGATTAAGATCAGAACTGAAGCATACAAATGTAAAGGTTTCAGTCGTCTTTCCGGGAGCCATTAATACCAATATCAAGGCACACTCGGGTGCCGTAGAAGGGGGAGAAGATGGACGGGAAGACGGAAGTCCGAGGGATGACAGAAGCAATAGGGCCAATAAAACACTGTCTCCTGTTCAGGCCGTGCAGATCATCATTAAAGGGATAAAGAAAAATTCTCCCCGAATCTTTGTGGGCAGAGACTCAAGGTTCCTGGACCTGATCTACAGGCTCAACCCTGGTTTCGCATCGAATCTTATTGCGGGATTCATGAAATCTCACATCCCGGAATAAATATTTCCCTATTATCAAAAAACATAATCAAACTCAACACTTCATCCACAGATGAGAAAAGGACTATGGAGGTCAATTTATGAGAGCTTTAATTTACAAAGGTGTTCAGAAAGTGGAATTACAGGAGATACCGATGCCAGTCTGCGGACCCGATGATGTGATCGTCCGCAATGTCCGTGCCGGTATCTGCGGAACAGATGTTTCTGCCTATTTATTAGGAGGGTTATATGGGGGAATCTTTCCGGAATCAGAACTGGGCCATGAATTCGGGCATGAAATGGTCGGATTTATCCATGAAACAGGTGGAAACGTGGCAGCTCTGGAAAAGGGAATGCGCGTCTTTGTCAATCCGCTTACCCGAATCCCAGATCCATCACAGGCATGCATGGCCAATGCTTTTTCCGAATACGTCCTGGTTCAGAAGGCACAGATCGATCACAATATTTACATCCTGCCCGATTCTTTGTCCTTCGATGATGCGGTTTTGATAGAACCCTTTTCTGTGGGTACCCATGGAAAGAATACAGCTCAGACAAAGCCGGAAGACAAGGTTATCATTTATGGGGCCGGCACAATCGGCCTTTGTGCCCTGAGTGCTTTGATTGCCCAGGGAAACACAAAAATTGTTGTTGTGGATATTGATGACAAACGTCTTGAAACAGTCAAGGTTCTGGGCGGTATTGGCTTTAATCCAAAATCGGGAGAACTCTATCCCTTTTTGAAGGAACATTTGGGAGAAATAACCAATATATACAGAACCCCGGTGATTGATGTTGATGTGGTCATCGATTGCGCTGGAGTTCCCAGCATACCAGTCGATTTTCTAAACTATTCCAAGCCGGGTGCTAAATTGTCCTGTGTGGGTATGCATAAGAAAGAGCTGATGCTGGATTTTTCAATAATTATGAGCAAACAGAACATCATCCTGGGATCAAGGGGATATACAAGGGAAGATATCAGGGAAGTCATTCATAATCTTGCAGGGAAAAAATCATCAGTTTACAAGATCATCACTCATATATTCAGAATGGAGGAAGGAACAGAAGCATTTTTAACTGCCTCGGACCCGAGTCAGGCTATTAAAGTCATCCTGGATTTAGAGTAGGCGGATTATATCGGATTAAAACACATCCACAGGGTTATGACTCATTTTCGGCATAACCCTGGGCAGCTCATCAAGGATTCATTGACTGCGTCCGCCTGTATCATGGTTTATTTCATTGGAGCTGATTTCAGCACTGACGGGATATCATTTCCCAAAATAAAATAGTTAAAAGCAGCGTCAATGTACTGCTTCCAATATCCGAAAAACCGGCCAGATAAGCAACAAGACTATGAATCTGGTGGAGTCTTTCAGGGTGGAATAGCATCCTGGGAGATCTCCCCCTCCGGAGACGTCAGCCCCGGCGGCCTGCGATTGTATTTCCAATCTCTCAATCTTGCTTATCATTCAGAGATCTTATAGAGTTAGCAATTATGGAAAAGATCTATTTCTGGATGCATTATTGAATATCGGTCTGATTGGCCCTCGGGATTCAGTGGAAAAAATACTGAAAGTCATCGGGACTCAATATGATGGTTTAACTATCACTCCTTATATCAAGGAACGCACAAATGAAGCTGGTGAAATCTTTGGTATATGCCAAGCTGAAAATGATGGGATTTTCTTTACGGGTGTAGGAGTTCTGGAAGAAGTTAAGAAAATCAAAAAAATTTTCAAACCCTATGAGTCCATACCAAGAAGCGGATACAGCCTGATGAGTACCATCTGGGAGATGGAACAGAAGCAAGTCAAATATGAACGGATAAGCATTGATGTTGTTCCCGATAAAGTTCTCCAGGAAATAATTGAAGAGTTCGGACTCTCTTTCAAAAAGTTCTATACTATGCCTTTTTCTGCAGAACACAGTGAAGATGAATACTTGGATCGGCATTTGAAACTGCATGATGCGGGAGAAATTGATGTCATACTCACAGGTTTTGGATCTGTGTACAGGCAATTGTTAGACCGCGGCTTACCTGTATTCAGATTATATCCCAATAATATTCAAATTCGTCAGAATCTGGAAAAACTGATATGGAGCATTGAAACAAAAGGAATCCGTTCCGCCGGAATTGCCATACAGATTATAAAATTGAGAGGGATCACCCATGATTCATTGTGTCAGTATGACGATTTGAAAAAAAGGGGTGAGTTTTACCTGGAACTTCTGGAATATGTGAGAGAGGTACAAGGTTCCCTTTTTGCTTTCGGGCGGGAGGAAATGATCATTTTCAGTACCCGCGGCGAGATTGAGCATGAAGCAAACTGGATTCTGTTTAAGGAATTAATGAGTTGGGGGAATCAGAATCATACAAATTTCTATTCAGGGATCGGCTTTGGGATAACAGCTTATGAAGCGGAGAAATCAGCCAGAAAAGCATTAGTGAATGCTTCTAAATTAAAATCAAGCGGTGCCTATATTGTTGATGGAGATCAAATCAGAGGACCTCTCTTTGAGAGTGATGAATTGAGATATTATATAAAAGTCTCGGACAAGATGATTCTGGATATATCTAAAAAAACAGGAATAGACCCAACTTATATTACTAAAATAAAAGCACTCATGGCTAAGACCGATAAGGATACTTATGACTCGGAAGAACTGTCTCTGGCATTGAATATTGGAGAAAGAACGGCCCGCAGGATATTAAAAAAATTCCTCGATAATGGTTTTGGAGTCGTTTCCGGAAGGGAAAGTAATACCATGAGAGGACGACCCAAAAATATTATCAAGATATCCCTGTAGAGGTTTTCGTTCATACTTACAAAAAAAAATAAAAATTAAAAAACTTTACACAACTATAAATTGGACTTAGTATCAAATAATCTTATTTACGGTCAAATACTTGTCATGTCCGTAAACCAGGCAGTATTTGCTGTTTATATCAGCAATAGGTTGTTTTAAAAGGAGTTTTTATGACTGAAAAAGAAACTTTATCATGGAGGGGACGAAGTCGAATATTTCTAACTCTTCTCGCTGTCGTCCTTGTTCTGGTAATCATTTCAGAGCTTATCGGAATTGTTAAAATCAGTGTTGGTCCGGGGACTGTTGTTCTTTTACCCATGCTGTTTGCAGTAATCCTGGGTATGTTGATCACACCTGATCTTTTAGGTAAAAAGATCAAAGTTCTAAAAAAAATTGTGAATGAAGACACAATTGAATTAGCCGGTGTCGGTGTTATGATTGCCCTTCTTCCCTTAGGTGTTCGATATGGAACTCTTGTCGGTCCCAATATCGTTAAGGTTCTTGAAGCCGGTCCCGCTTTGATTTTACAGGAACTGGGAAATCTTTTTACACCTCTTATCGCCCTTCCTATTGCTCTCCTGCTTGGATTAAAGCGTGAAGCTGTTGGTGCCACTGTCAGTATCTGCCGGGAACCGACTCTGGGTGTTATTGGAGAGAAATACGGAATGAGTTCTCCCGAAGGAAATGGAGTGCTCGGAACCTATATGGTGGGAACTGTATTCGGAACTGTATTTTTTGGTTTCCTCGGATCTCTCGCTGTTAATACTGGTCTTCATCCCTATGCTCTGGCTATGGCAACAGGAGTAGGGAGCGGCAGTATGATGGCTGCAGGATCTGCAGCTCTGGCAGTGACTGTTCCCGCCGTTATGAAAGATACCGTTTTGGCCTATGCCGCCACAAGTAATATGCTCACGGGAATTACGGGGATTTACTCGGTGATCTTCCTGGCACTCCCTTTTACAAACTGGTACTACAACAAAATTGAACCGAAAATCAATAAGAACAAGAAGACTGTTCTTACAACGGAAGGAGAATAATATGGATTTAGTAAAACTATCCAACCAGTTCAAACTGATGCTTTTTGTGGGTGTTTTAATCCTCACAGGACAACTGGTCAGTTCCGGAGCATCTCCCTTAGAAGCCCTTCCCGGTATGGTCATCATTATTATAATTGCTATGATGGCTCTTGTATTAAAAGATCTGGTTCCTCTTAAATTTCCGGCTTTTGCCTGGGCAACACTCATTGCTTTTATACTCACATTACCTATGCTTCCTGTCTCTGCATTTTTAATGGAGTACATAAACAAAGTAGGTTTTCTTGCTACGACTACACCGATACTGGCTTTTGCAGGAATTTCTGTAGGAAATAAAATTGGTATATTAAAAAAGATTTCCTGGAAGCTTGTGGTTATCTCTCTCATTGTTTTTTCCAGTACATTTTTTGGTTCTGCACTTATTGCGCAGATTCTTCTCACAATGCAGGGGACCATTTAACAAAAAATAGACCATCAGATGTCAGCTGCTTAGGCGGGCATCTGTTACTTATGCCTTATTCCAAAACCCTGGGGAAATATGTTTAAAGAAGATTTAAAGAACAAAGTAGTTGAAGCTATAAATACCAGCGCTGAAGAAATCATCCATATCGGTGATCAGATATATAAACATCCTGAACTGGGTTATAAAGAATTTAAAACCACCAAGACTGTTGTCGATTATCTGAAAAATCTGGATCTGGAAGTTGAAGAAAATATAGCTCTTACAGGATGCCGTTCCTATTTGAATAAGGGGCATAAAGGACCAAGAATTGCGCTGATGGGAGAACTGGATGCTATTGTTGTCAAAGATCATCCGGATTCTGATGCCGAAGGCGTTGTTCATGCCTGCGGGCATAACATTCAGATTGCCGGTCTCCTTGGAGCTGTAGCCGGTCTGGTACGTTCCGGTGTTCTTTCTCAACTGGATGGGCAGGTTGATATCCTCGCAGTTCCTTCGGAAGAGTTTATCGAACTTGAATACAGAGATCAGTTACGATCTGAAGAAAAAATCAAGTTTTTCGGTGGAAAGCAGGAGCTGATTTCCCGAGGATATTTTGATGATATTGATATGAGCCTGATGTTTCATTCCCTGGATTTAGAGGATAAAGAAGCCCTCGTCGGGCCCACCAGTAATGGTTTCATCGGAAAAAAAGTGCAATTCACAGGACGGGAATCCCATGCCGGTTCCGCTCCGGAACTGGGAGTTAACGCCCTGAATGCGGCCATGCTGGCCATTATGAATATTCATGCTCAGAGAGAAACCTTTTTAGATTCAGATAGAGTCAGAGTTCATCCCATTATTACCAAGGGCGGTGATATTGTTAATGTAATTCCTTCAGATGTCAGAATGGAAGCCTATGTTAGAGCCAGGACTATTGACGCAATGATTGATGCCAACCATAAAGTGAGCAGGGCATTATTGGCTGGTGCCTCAGCTGTCGGTGCCAATATTGAAATTACAGATATTCCCGGTTATCTGCCTATCCTAAAACACGATGGAATGGATGATCTTTTTCATGAAAATCTCAAACTCCTGGGCTGTGAAGGTAAAATTGTTGAGGGCGGTGACTTTTCGGGATCATTTGACTTTGGAGATGTTTCCCATCTGATGCCAACACTTCACCCCATGATCGGGGGAGTTCGGGGATCTATTCATACAAAGGATTTTGCTATTATTGATAAGAATCTAGCATATATTCTGCCGGCCAAAGCAATGGCATTAACCATTATTGATCTCTTATATGACGGAGCGGAAATAGCAAAATCTATTCTGGATAATTTTACACCGACTTTGGAAAAGGCTACATATCTATCACTCATGGAAGAGAACATGAATACCCTAATTGTTACGAATATGACTTCATAAGCCTTCTCTGCCGGATCTGAGCGCCAGCCGCTCAGTCGGCTTCATCCCCGGGGGGGATGAAGCCGGAGGAAACCGATATATAAAATAAACAAAGAATATGGCATTCACAAAACGGAGAAGCTATACTCTTTATATAGTGAAAAATGCCATAGTCTTTATTCTGCTCATTCCACCAGCAGATTCTTGCCTTCACCATAGCTCCTGGCAACAGGGGCGGCCGTATGGTTCAGCTCTTCTTCATATTTGGCCTTTGGCAGATATAAATTGAAGGTGCTACCCTGGCCCTGCTCACTTTGTACATCAATCATTCCATCATTTTGCTTCATAATTCCATAAATTGTAGCAAGCCCCAGGCCGGTACCCTTACCCTGCTCTTTTGTTGTAAAAAAAGGTTCGAAAATATGGGAGAGGGTTGTTTCATCCATTCCTGTTCCATGATCATTGAAAGATAACAAGACATATTGCCCTGGTAAATAGTCCTTATTTTGTTCCCGGCTGGAGCCATCAAGAACTACATTCGACGTAGATATTTCCAACCTGCCTCCCTCGGGCATCGCATCCCGGGCATTGACAGCCAGGTTGATCAAAATTTGATCCAATTGGGAGGTATCCATATTAATTTTCCAAATATCTTCCTGAGCATCAAATCTAAGATCTA belongs to Oceanispirochaeta sp. and includes:
- a CDS encoding helix-turn-helix domain-containing protein, with the protein product MKNIISLFNWHVELENEEVDSIDDDFLLLENPIISAAFNYPFKVDVTTAIICLKGTMKGRINLKTYETQAPCLFIVLPDQILQYEYLSDDFSGLFIIMSKRFVNSMFMNTQERIPFSISVHKNPWTRLNDEDLKSMIDYYRILQKMVRMKDNPHRREIVKHLLQVFFYTSSYQFHKIPESRNKSKKEILVEEFLLSAQENFSEHRALDFYAEKLCLTPKYLSKVVREFSGSSASEWINNYVILEAKALLKSTNMTIQQISDQLNFPSQSFFGKYFKRHVGHSPHKYRNS
- a CDS encoding SDR family oxidoreductase translates to MEIKNKVVVVTGGGNGMGRELVLNLLSRGAIVAAVDIKELALAETRQLAGDLQGSLSTYILDITDKEAVKNFPWQIISKQGRVDMLINNAGIIQPFQRVADLDDSTIEHVMDVNFYGALYMTRAFLPLLLMRSEASIVNVSSMGGFLPVPGQSIYGAAKAAVKIMTEGLRSELKHTNVKVSVVFPGAINTNIKAHSGAVEGGEDGREDGSPRDDRSNRANKTLSPVQAVQIIIKGIKKNSPRIFVGRDSRFLDLIYRLNPGFASNLIAGFMKSHIPE
- a CDS encoding zinc-binding dehydrogenase, with protein sequence MRALIYKGVQKVELQEIPMPVCGPDDVIVRNVRAGICGTDVSAYLLGGLYGGIFPESELGHEFGHEMVGFIHETGGNVAALEKGMRVFVNPLTRIPDPSQACMANAFSEYVLVQKAQIDHNIYILPDSLSFDDAVLIEPFSVGTHGKNTAQTKPEDKVIIYGAGTIGLCALSALIAQGNTKIVVVDIDDKRLETVKVLGGIGFNPKSGELYPFLKEHLGEITNIYRTPVIDVDVVIDCAGVPSIPVDFLNYSKPGAKLSCVGMHKKELMLDFSIIMSKQNIILGSRGYTREDIREVIHNLAGKKSSVYKIITHIFRMEEGTEAFLTASDPSQAIKVILDLE
- a CDS encoding DUF3100 domain-containing protein, translated to MTEKETLSWRGRSRIFLTLLAVVLVLVIISELIGIVKISVGPGTVVLLPMLFAVILGMLITPDLLGKKIKVLKKIVNEDTIELAGVGVMIALLPLGVRYGTLVGPNIVKVLEAGPALILQELGNLFTPLIALPIALLLGLKREAVGATVSICREPTLGVIGEKYGMSSPEGNGVLGTYMVGTVFGTVFFGFLGSLAVNTGLHPYALAMATGVGSGSMMAAGSAALAVTVPAVMKDTVLAYAATSNMLTGITGIYSVIFLALPFTNWYYNKIEPKINKNKKTVLTTEGE
- a CDS encoding amidohydrolase produces the protein MFKEDLKNKVVEAINTSAEEIIHIGDQIYKHPELGYKEFKTTKTVVDYLKNLDLEVEENIALTGCRSYLNKGHKGPRIALMGELDAIVVKDHPDSDAEGVVHACGHNIQIAGLLGAVAGLVRSGVLSQLDGQVDILAVPSEEFIELEYRDQLRSEEKIKFFGGKQELISRGYFDDIDMSLMFHSLDLEDKEALVGPTSNGFIGKKVQFTGRESHAGSAPELGVNALNAAMLAIMNIHAQRETFLDSDRVRVHPIITKGGDIVNVIPSDVRMEAYVRARTIDAMIDANHKVSRALLAGASAVGANIEITDIPGYLPILKHDGMDDLFHENLKLLGCEGKIVEGGDFSGSFDFGDVSHLMPTLHPMIGGVRGSIHTKDFAIIDKNLAYILPAKAMALTIIDLLYDGAEIAKSILDNFTPTLEKATYLSLMEENMNTLIVTNMTS